A part of Helicobacter fennelliae genomic DNA contains:
- a CDS encoding methyltransferase domain-containing protein produces the protein MKPILDVCCGGKMFYADKQNPNVLFCDKREFETIFKKSKQKDEHFSVKPDVIADFRDLPFENESFSLVIFDPPHIKNGSDKSFMVQKYGKLNKTYKEDLAKGFKECMRVLKVNGTLIFKWSEAQISLSEILNCFNKEPLLMQKTSKTSHFCVFFKE, from the coding sequence ATGAAACCTATCCTTGATGTATGCTGTGGTGGCAAGATGTTTTATGCAGATAAACAAAATCCTAATGTGTTATTCTGCGATAAGCGTGAGTTTGAAACTATCTTTAAAAAGAGTAAGCAAAAAGATGAGCATTTTAGTGTTAAGCCAGATGTGATAGCAGATTTTAGAGATTTACCTTTTGAAAATGAGAGTTTCTCTCTTGTAATATTTGACCCTCCACATATAAAAAATGGTAGTGATAAATCCTTTATGGTGCAAAAGTATGGCAAATTGAATAAAACTTATAAAGAGGATTTAGCTAAGGGCTTTAAGGAATGTATGCGAGTGCTAAAGGTAAATGGCACTTTGATTTTTAAGTGGAGTGAAGCACAAATTAGTTTAAGTGAGATTCTAAATTGTTTTAATAAAGAGCCTTTGCTTATGCAAAAGACGAGTAAGACCTCACATTTTTGTGTATTTTTTAAGGAGTAA
- a CDS encoding DNA topoisomerase: MRLFIAEKPDLAKAIVSALNGKFESHSNKGIGYYTKGDDYITWSFGHLLELCEPHDYNKEWQKWQIEHLPFKIDTYKHKPKEQTKEQLKEIIKLINKKEITQIMHCGDADDEGQILVDEILDYAKNTKPIKRVLINDITPEAVREEIQKARPNAEFKTMSDRGFARSIADWIVGINLTRAYTCAYRAKGGNTTLRVGRVMTPILSLIVERDLQNENFKSIDYYSLSGEFVVDSLKIKANLKTEQKILVKAEIENIKAATESKQFNIKINKTPKKENPPLPYNLLILQTEAAKLYGYSPKDTLTYTQTLREKYKAISYNRSDCQYLPEKIYEQSKGILEALKANIGEQDFLSKANLSIKSKAFNDKNLSAHYGIIPLNSKFDFSGLSEAEKNIYMLIAKRFAMQFYEAREYIAYSVELEYSGIKFNTSASKTTKSGFKAIFTESSEEESEIELDLENITSNTATLQSSEIKTLQTKPLPQYTMTTLLKDLNQVAKYVKNEKIKKLLVEKDKDKKGESGGIGTPATRSEMIDKLITQGFITCSSDKKQSIKSTQLGRDLIKCVSPMLSNPDMTALWFEYQKSIEKGEMSKEEFLRDVLDSVRLEIENIKKANLEIKISGAIVCPQCKKGHLRRIKSGKSAFYGCSEFSNGCKFTAVEKNGKPVLNTISK, translated from the coding sequence ATGAGACTTTTTATAGCAGAAAAACCAGATTTGGCAAAAGCAATTGTATCTGCCTTAAATGGCAAATTTGAGAGCCATTCAAATAAAGGTATTGGATATTACACAAAAGGCGATGACTATATAACTTGGAGCTTTGGTCATCTATTAGAGCTTTGTGAGCCTCACGATTACAATAAAGAGTGGCAGAAATGGCAAATAGAACACTTGCCATTTAAGATAGATACATACAAACACAAACCAAAAGAGCAGACCAAAGAACAACTTAAAGAAATAATCAAGCTAATCAATAAAAAAGAAATAACGCAGATTATGCACTGCGGTGATGCTGATGATGAGGGACAGATTCTTGTTGATGAGATTTTAGACTATGCTAAAAACACAAAGCCTATAAAACGTGTGTTAATCAATGACATCACGCCTGAAGCAGTGCGTGAGGAGATTCAAAAAGCAAGACCTAATGCTGAGTTTAAAACAATGAGCGATAGAGGCTTTGCTAGAAGTATTGCAGATTGGATTGTAGGTATAAACCTTACAAGAGCATACACTTGTGCCTATCGTGCTAAGGGAGGCAATACTACACTAAGGGTTGGTCGTGTGATGACACCTATTTTAAGCCTCATTGTAGAAAGAGATTTACAAAATGAGAATTTTAAAAGCATAGATTATTATAGTTTGAGTGGTGAGTTTGTAGTAGATTCTTTAAAGATTAAAGCCAATCTAAAGACGGAACAAAAAATTTTAGTTAAAGCTGAAATTGAAAACATAAAGGCAGCTACAGAATCTAAGCAATTCAATATTAAGATTAACAAAACACCAAAAAAAGAAAATCCTCCTCTGCCCTATAATCTTTTGATTTTGCAAACTGAAGCGGCAAAGCTCTATGGCTATTCTCCAAAAGATACATTAACCTATACACAAACACTGCGAGAAAAATATAAAGCCATAAGCTACAACAGAAGCGATTGCCAATATCTGCCTGAAAAGATTTATGAGCAAAGTAAAGGAATTTTAGAAGCATTAAAAGCAAACATAGGCGAACAAGACTTTTTAAGCAAAGCCAATCTAAGCATTAAAAGCAAAGCATTTAACGATAAAAATCTCTCTGCTCACTATGGAATAATTCCGCTCAATAGCAAGTTTGATTTTTCAGGATTAAGTGAAGCAGAAAAGAACATTTATATGCTGATAGCTAAACGTTTTGCTATGCAGTTTTATGAAGCAAGGGAGTATATCGCATATAGTGTAGAGCTAGAATATAGTGGCATAAAGTTTAACACAAGTGCTTCTAAAACTACAAAAAGCGGCTTTAAGGCTATCTTTACTGAATCTAGTGAGGAAGAGAGTGAAATAGAGCTAGATTTAGAAAACATCACAAGTAATACCGCTACTTTGCAATCTAGCGAGATAAAGACACTCCAAACAAAGCCACTGCCACAATACACAATGACCACACTTTTAAAAGACCTCAATCAAGTCGCAAAATATGTCAAAAATGAAAAAATTAAAAAGCTTCTTGTGGAAAAAGATAAAGATAAGAAAGGCGAAAGTGGTGGAATTGGCACACCTGCAACACGAAGTGAAATGATAGACAAGCTTATCACACAAGGCTTTATCACTTGCAGCAGTGATAAAAAGCAAAGTATCAAATCCACTCAACTAGGACGTGATTTGATTAAATGCGTAAGTCCTATGCTCTCAAACCCTGATATGACTGCTTTATGGTTTGAATACCAAAAAAGCATTGAAAAGGGTGAGATGAGTAAAGAAGAGTTCTTGCGTGATGTATTGGATTCTGTAAGGCTTGAGATTGAGAATATCAAAAAGGCAAATCTAGAGATAAAAATCTCAGGAGCGATTGTATGCCCACAATGCAAAAAAGGGCATTTACGTAGAATTAAAAGTGGCAAGAGTGCATTTTATGGGTGCAGTGAGTTTAGCAATGGCTGCAAATTTACTGCGGTAGAGAAAAATGGCAAACCTGTTTTAAATACAATAAGTAAATAA
- a CDS encoding AAA family ATPase, which translates to MIIAIANEKSGSGKTTMAVNLACYLAKQGDKVTLIDADPQRSSEVFSNNRSDSELKPLFSNISKLGSSLKDEITLQESKNDCVIIDTGGADSKEMRIAMNRANLLIIPTIPSQYDVVVLDRMLEVFNLAKENNPKLHCLILFNKISPNPFLHKELDELKEFVESAIKDKSLEEVAILKSLIYERRAYKRAVIDGKSLDEFNDDKAENEFQALCEEIVAFGKTL; encoded by the coding sequence ATGATAATTGCCATAGCAAATGAAAAGAGTGGTAGTGGCAAAACTACAATGGCAGTAAATCTAGCGTGCTATCTAGCCAAACAAGGTGATAAAGTAACACTTATTGACGCAGACCCACAGCGGAGCAGTGAAGTTTTTAGCAATAATAGAAGCGATAGTGAATTAAAGCCGTTGTTTTCAAATATAAGTAAATTGGGCAGTTCATTAAAAGATGAAATCACTTTGCAAGAAAGCAAAAACGATTGTGTAATTATTGATACAGGAGGAGCTGATAGTAAAGAGATGCGAATAGCTATGAATAGGGCAAATTTGCTTATTATCCCCACAATCCCATCACAATATGATGTAGTGGTGCTAGATAGAATGCTAGAAGTGTTTAACTTGGCAAAAGAGAATAATCCAAAGCTTCATTGTCTTATTCTCTTTAACAAAATTAGTCCAAATCCATTTTTGCATAAAGAGTTAGATGAGTTAAAGGAGTTTGTAGAATCTGCTATTAAAGATAAGAGCTTGGAGGAAGTAGCCATTCTAAAATCATTGATTTATGAGCGCAGAGCATATAAGAGGGCTGTAATAGATGGTAAAAGTCTAGATGAGTTTAACGATGATAAGGCAGAGAACGAATTTCAAGCTTTATGCGAGGAAATCGTGGCATTTGGAAAAACATTATAA
- a CDS encoding TRL domain-containing protein encodes MNQNKTAFIFAGVNGAGKSTLYWNEVEKGEATCTSILALVAIGDCSIETAAKNGRIQSIKAVDTKAFSVLGIYSTYTTIVSGN; translated from the coding sequence ATGAATCAAAATAAAACAGCCTTTATCTTTGCTGGTGTTAATGGTGCTGGGAAAAGCACGCTTTATTGGAACGAGGTTGAAAAAGGAGAGGCGACTTGCACAAGCATTTTAGCTCTTGTAGCTATTGGTGATTGTTCTATTGAGACAGCAGCAAAAAATGGGCGCATTCAATCAATTAAGGCTGTAGATACTAAAGCATTTAGTGTGCTTGGCATTTATAGCACTTATACAACCATTGTTTCAGGTAATTAA
- a CDS encoding Arm DNA-binding domain-containing protein, with protein sequence MSRIAKTILFDKDIRALQPKEKKYRVVVGNPSELILFVYPSGTKTFALRLRNGNKEKNIPLKRFRQGIYSVAEARKEATEKLRIIESGGELDTDKYLFRIFTRISSHKSVKKDKLKEQLEL encoded by the coding sequence ATGAGCCGCATAGCCAAAACAATCCTTTTTGATAAAGATATAAGAGCATTACAACCAAAAGAAAAGAAATATCGTGTAGTTGTAGGTAATCCTAGTGAGCTCATCTTGTTTGTGTATCCAAGTGGCACAAAAACCTTTGCACTGCGTTTGAGAAATGGTAATAAGGAAAAAAATATCCCACTCAAACGATTTAGGCAAGGTATTTATAGTGTAGCAGAAGCAAGAAAGGAAGCTACAGAAAAGCTTAGAATTATTGAAAGTGGTGGTGAGTTAGATACAGACAAGTATCTCTTTAGAATCTTTACAAGGATTTCATCGCACAAAAGCGTAAAAAAGGACAAACTCAAAGAACAATTAGAGTTGTAG
- a CDS encoding tyrosine-type recombinase/integrase produces the protein MAQKRKKGQTQRTIRVVENLCNRHLLPHFGHLDAREIKYSNILSVFNTIFDSNNPRLPRLETIKRAKTALRNILAPALKDRYIEYDPTLGLEKEFPSIKRYYIDNDIDPRLAALTKENDLREFLQDLSAAHIEKQIKRALYLQILCVNRPANTAGSKWQHIDLETKVWSIPAKEMKMREPFTIALSSYALRILELQKADFGMLNSSFVFPTLSKEGHIHRDTLSKALRRLNKGKWQGKVTTHGFRATFRTICTLHKAELLQMGISDEVIEVCLAHKETNSIKYAYEREKSTLQQQRILMQWYGDYLNALCDFKL, from the coding sequence ATCGCACAAAAGCGTAAAAAAGGACAAACTCAAAGAACAATTAGAGTTGTAGAAAATTTATGCAATAGGCATTTATTGCCTCATTTTGGACATTTGGACGCAAGAGAGATTAAGTATTCAAATATTCTATCAGTCTTTAATACGATATTTGATTCTAACAATCCACGCTTACCTAGACTAGAGACAATTAAAAGAGCAAAGACTGCCTTGCGAAATATCCTAGCCCCTGCATTAAAAGACCGCTATATAGAGTATGACCCAACACTAGGGCTAGAAAAAGAATTTCCAAGCATTAAGAGGTATTACATAGACAATGATATTGACCCACGCCTTGCAGCATTGACTAAAGAGAATGATTTGCGTGAGTTTTTGCAAGATTTAAGTGCGGCACATATAGAAAAACAAATTAAGAGGGCATTATATTTGCAGATTCTATGTGTAAATCGCCCAGCAAATACTGCAGGTAGCAAATGGCAACACATAGATTTAGAAACTAAAGTGTGGAGCATACCTGCCAAAGAAATGAAAATGCGAGAGCCTTTTACTATTGCTCTTAGCTCTTATGCCTTAAGAATCCTAGAGCTACAAAAAGCAGACTTTGGTATGCTTAATAGCTCATTTGTATTCCCTACTCTTAGCAAAGAGGGACATATTCATAGAGACACACTAAGCAAGGCTTTAAGACGACTAAATAAAGGCAAATGGCAAGGTAAGGTTACTACTCACGGATTTAGAGCCACATTTAGAACTATATGCACTTTACATAAAGCGGAATTATTACAAATGGGTATTAGTGATGAAGTGATTGAGGTTTGTTTGGCACATAAAGAGACAAATAGTATTAAATATGCGTATGAGCGAGAAAAAAGCACACTGCAACAGCAGAGGATTCTAATGCAATGGTATGGGGATTATTTGAATGCTTTGTGTGATTTTAAGCTCTAA
- a CDS encoding Panacea domain-containing protein has protein sequence MTKSQIVSDKTKAIIAYIINYFQCSGIANKLGKVKLVKILWFADREFMYKYYKQLTDLEYRKMPQGPMPTNIEKILKNMQEKGIIKPFDTSKYGYKQQCFLCLKEPDLNQFSAQEISILDKVIVELQNKSAKQISNQTHDELWNSIEQGKIMPLESVFLQDIIPATQDDVNG, from the coding sequence ATGACAAAATCACAAATTGTATCAGATAAAACAAAAGCAATCATTGCTTATATTATTAATTATTTTCAGTGTAGCGGCATAGCAAATAAGCTAGGCAAGGTTAAGCTTGTTAAAATTCTGTGGTTTGCAGATAGGGAGTTTATGTATAAATACTATAAACAACTCACCGATTTAGAGTATAGAAAAATGCCACAAGGTCCTATGCCTACAAATATAGAAAAGATTCTAAAAAATATGCAAGAAAAGGGCATTATCAAGCCATTTGATACTTCAAAGTATGGATATAAGCAACAATGTTTTTTGTGCTTAAAAGAGCCTGATTTAAACCAATTTAGCGCACAAGAGATAAGTATATTAGACAAGGTTATTGTGGAATTGCAAAATAAATCTGCAAAACAAATCTCTAACCAAACGCACGATGAGTTATGGAACTCCATAGAGCAAGGAAAAATAATGCCCTTAGAATCAGTATTCTTACAGGATATTATTCCTGCAACACAAGATGACGTAAATGGCTAA
- the mobP1 gene encoding MobP1 family relaxase: MSVTPKRFSDDELEWKAKKIKNVRIEHAKINQINLARKKSKPLVSFKQIVQSNPAKAKLLKREKLSNNGYEVVFKITSNAKNTKQLSAHINYISRQGSLELIDSDLNIYTNKKDLVYCLENYQNGYVIPNENENKTERRETYNMVFSMRDYDDCDESSLRNAAFETIKNLYPNTHFTLAFHNDTDNPHCHICLKATNNDGSRIDIKKADCLKIRKSFADNLNKRGIYALATSRRDKVRGRQIANNNLEYVEPKTLHEHNAKPHYYRVLDFGEAPYNNDILNKPSYFISYYTRKGNATIWGENLRQIVEDSKLQKGEYVRIAKIGYELRPYEFEKKIKGRLYTISTATKVAKWDISVMNRAEKSFIKLPKVKVVTTMKLKESNIKSTDSTNITENAPKRYTKQEWANYYAKKANLTQRIENAKPKSRKYTREQWAKYNAERKLGGQGGIIKPNSTLYKSNAPSLRNRPKSYADMCGMSKGNVAYKQSSRPSNDKVLLPSNAQHNLRSNTKQESKGRNDNRELRWTTSGDTGTTRE, translated from the coding sequence ATGAGTGTTACTCCAAAAAGATTTAGCGATGATGAACTTGAGTGGAAAGCAAAGAAAATAAAAAATGTGCGAATTGAGCACGCCAAAATTAATCAAATCAATCTCGCAAGAAAAAAATCAAAACCACTTGTCTCTTTCAAGCAAATTGTCCAAAGCAATCCAGCAAAAGCTAAGCTTTTAAAGCGTGAAAAATTATCAAACAATGGCTATGAAGTAGTATTTAAAATTACTTCAAACGCAAAAAATACAAAGCAATTGAGCGCACATATTAACTATATTTCAAGGCAAGGGAGTTTAGAGCTAATAGATTCTGATTTGAATATTTATACCAACAAAAAAGACCTTGTGTATTGCCTTGAAAATTATCAAAATGGCTATGTTATCCCAAATGAAAATGAAAATAAAACAGAGCGGAGAGAAACTTACAATATGGTTTTTTCAATGCGTGATTATGATGACTGCGATGAGAGTTCGCTTAGAAATGCTGCATTTGAAACGATAAAAAATCTCTATCCAAACACACATTTTACACTTGCCTTTCACAATGATACAGATAATCCTCACTGCCATATTTGTTTAAAGGCTACCAACAACGATGGTTCGCGCATTGATATTAAAAAGGCAGATTGCTTGAAAATTCGTAAGAGCTTTGCCGACAATCTTAACAAGCGTGGAATCTATGCTCTCGCCACAAGCAGAAGAGATAAGGTTCGCGGAAGACAAATCGCAAACAATAATCTAGAATATGTAGAACCAAAAACCTTGCACGAACATAATGCCAAACCACATTATTATAGAGTGCTAGATTTTGGTGAAGCACCATACAATAATGATATTCTCAATAAACCTAGCTATTTTATTAGCTATTACACACGCAAAGGCAATGCAACCATTTGGGGAGAGAATCTGCGGCAGATTGTAGAGGATTCTAAATTACAAAAAGGAGAATATGTGCGCATTGCAAAAATAGGCTATGAGTTGCGTCCTTATGAGTTTGAGAAAAAAATTAAAGGCAGACTTTATACTATTAGCACAGCAACAAAGGTTGCTAAGTGGGATATATCTGTAATGAATCGCGCAGAAAAAAGCTTCATAAAGCTCCCTAAGGTTAAAGTAGTAACGACTATGAAGCTAAAAGAAAGCAATATAAAAAGCACAGATTCTACAAACATCACAGAGAATGCACCAAAACGCTATACTAAACAAGAGTGGGCAAATTATTACGCCAAAAAAGCAAATTTAACACAAAGGATAGAAAATGCAAAACCTAAGTCAAGAAAATACACAAGAGAACAATGGGCAAAATACAATGCAGAACGAAAACTTGGAGGACAAGGAGGCATCATTAAACCAAATTCCACTTTATACAAGTCCAACGCTCCTTCTCTTAGAAATCGACCCAAATCCTATGCCGATATGTGCGGAATGTCCAAGGGCAATGTGGCATATAAGCAAAGTAGCAGACCAAGCAATGATAAGGTGCTTTTGCCAAGCAATGCACAGCATAACCTACGAAGCAATACAAAGCAAGAATCCAAAGGGCGAAATGATAATAGAGAATTGCGATGGACAACTAGCGGCGATACAGGAACTACTAGAGAATGA
- a CDS encoding helix-turn-helix domain-containing protein: METKQTEQINKAEKLRNLRLFFGISQKEFGKKLGYTRETLNAYERKVNPVPPILIEKINKTMGIGREYFETDMTLQEAVEKYHIKPSDIDMLGDFGETNCFVYDGIENYAKNTSIEKNNLKLHFFELLFRLNYKSSYHFIRLNDTTNEPFASNGDILIVLKDTAAVNGDFVIVCFKRSYIIFQYFISGLDEVLLKGNNGIEIKLSGNDIDKVEILGIIKQKVVVSM; this comes from the coding sequence ATGGAAACAAAGCAGACAGAACAAATCAATAAAGCTGAAAAGTTGCGTAATCTACGCTTATTTTTTGGAATCTCACAAAAAGAGTTTGGTAAAAAGCTTGGTTATACAAGAGAAACACTAAATGCCTATGAGCGAAAAGTCAATCCTGTGCCACCTATCTTAATTGAAAAGATTAATAAAACTATGGGGATAGGGCGAGAATATTTTGAAACTGATATGACCCTACAAGAAGCAGTAGAGAAATATCATATAAAACCTAGCGATATTGATATGCTAGGTGATTTTGGTGAGACAAACTGCTTTGTCTATGATGGCATTGAAAATTATGCTAAAAATACTTCCATAGAAAAAAATAATCTAAAATTACATTTTTTTGAGCTACTTTTTAGGCTAAACTACAAGTCTAGCTATCATTTCATAAGACTAAATGATACCACCAATGAGCCATTTGCAAGCAATGGAGATATTTTAATTGTGCTAAAAGATACAGCGGCTGTCAATGGAGACTTTGTTATTGTTTGTTTCAAGCGAAGCTATATCATTTTTCAATATTTTATATCTGGGCTTGATGAAGTGTTATTAAAAGGTAACAATGGCATAGAAATTAAATTAAGTGGTAATGATATTGATAAAGTAGAGATTCTAGGGATAATAAAACAAAAGGTTGTTGTGTCAATGTAA
- a CDS encoding VapD produces MSEKKLKSIAFDLDTKVLQEHYTKGDWHNAYNDIGSFLHKHHFEHTQGSVYDSTTKFNDDELGVLILKMSDTLTWLPQCVKSIRGYDQPVMIDYTQQLQDKFIAQDLRLEGKQDLAIKRMQQKIDNMAKSQNLNKDSIKATKKDIER; encoded by the coding sequence GTGAGTGAGAAAAAGCTTAAATCCATAGCCTTTGACTTAGATACCAAAGTCTTACAAGAGCATTATACTAAGGGTGATTGGCATAACGCCTATAATGATATAGGCAGTTTTTTGCATAAACATCATTTTGAGCACACGCAAGGCTCTGTGTATGATTCTACAACCAAGTTTAATGATGATGAATTGGGCGTATTAATTTTGAAAATGAGTGATACACTCACTTGGCTACCTCAATGTGTCAAAAGTATAAGAGGCTATGACCAACCTGTAATGATTGACTACACACAACAATTACAAGATAAATTTATCGCACAAGATTTAAGGCTGGAAGGCAAACAAGACTTAGCCATTAAGAGAATGCAGCAAAAAATAGATAATATGGCTAAATCACAGAATCTAAATAAAGATTCTATAAAAGCAACTAAGAAAGACATTGAGCGGTGA
- a CDS encoding AAA family ATPase, with translation MKTEKVENLPLVNGIFSNCAKLANKEYMAQATERSKWLIDNFLMRGSLNMVYASAGVGKSLLSLELAYFLAKKPNVSKVIYLDGDNSEAALTARGLNEIVESSGAKLEYYFVNPHKYFSIFNKLKEYNLENVVLIIDSIRNFINFDIKDDIKVTRYLQRLQKLRSKGATIIFLHHQPKQYGEENNKMYKGATAFIDSVDEAWYVSKSFIQNSNSKTLSLDLEPQKYRLDTKAQRAIIDNKTHTIFFRDDIRIGLSQKQQITLELAQEVINANPNGIIQSDLARQIVKIANANYYEIVGKNSLWNLLAEFENKLFKIHTFTPKGGGVRKIYTPLNTAIESKTSNKIETKIENTLNLIKAVITESKNGIAQKDLAELVCKKATNNLEIVGKNSLWKLLDKYDGVFYRAEKTYRKSGYGITKIYLPLLDSNKSMNSEIMVG, from the coding sequence ATGAAAACAGAAAAAGTAGAAAATTTACCTCTGGTAAATGGAATATTTAGCAATTGTGCCAAGTTGGCTAATAAGGAATATATGGCTCAGGCAACAGAAAGGTCAAAATGGTTAATAGATAACTTTTTAATGCGCGGCAGTTTAAATATGGTTTATGCCTCTGCAGGAGTGGGCAAATCACTTTTATCACTTGAATTAGCCTATTTTTTAGCTAAAAAGCCAAATGTATCAAAAGTCATTTACCTAGATGGCGATAATAGTGAAGCTGCATTAACTGCACGCGGGTTAAATGAGATTGTAGAATCTAGCGGTGCAAAGCTGGAGTATTACTTTGTAAATCCTCATAAATATTTTAGTATCTTTAATAAACTCAAAGAATACAACCTAGAAAATGTCGTGCTTATCATAGATAGCATTCGCAACTTTATTAATTTTGATATTAAAGATGACATCAAGGTAACTCGCTATCTGCAAAGATTGCAAAAACTTAGAAGCAAAGGAGCGACTATTATTTTCTTGCACCATCAACCAAAACAATATGGTGAAGAGAATAATAAGATGTATAAAGGTGCAACAGCCTTTATAGATAGCGTAGATGAAGCGTGGTATGTATCAAAATCCTTTATTCAAAATAGTAACTCCAAAACTCTTAGCCTAGATTTAGAGCCACAAAAATATAGGTTAGATACAAAAGCACAAAGAGCAATTATAGATAATAAGACACATACGATATTTTTTCGTGATGATATTAGGATAGGACTAAGTCAAAAGCAGCAAATAACACTTGAACTTGCTCAAGAAGTTATTAATGCTAATCCAAATGGCATTATTCAAAGTGATTTAGCGAGACAAATAGTAAAGATTGCAAATGCAAATTACTATGAGATTGTAGGTAAAAATTCATTATGGAATTTACTTGCTGAATTTGAAAACAAACTCTTTAAAATCCATACTTTCACGCCAAAAGGTGGTGGTGTGCGAAAAATCTACACTCCACTTAATACTGCCATAGAATCTAAAACATCAAATAAAATTGAAACTAAAATAGAAAATACGCTCAATCTCATTAAAGCAGTCATCACGGAATCTAAAAATGGAATTGCACAAAAAGATTTAGCAGAGCTAGTTTGCAAAAAGGCGACAAACAACTTAGAAATCGTGGGCAAAAATTCATTATGGAAGCTACTTGATAAGTATGATGGAGTATTTTATAGGGCAGAAAAGACATATAGAAAAAGTGGTTATGGTATTACTAAAATATATTTGCCACTGCTAGATTCCAATAAAAGTATGAATAGTGAAATAATGGTGGGTTAA
- a CDS encoding YopX family protein encodes MKPQELDFRIWDNKNKRLLYAGNEPIAIGISECSKQPFVTEFNELLGHQEIKDCEIELWIRLKDKNGVKIYEGDIVKAKERIIDPDYPKEAEPFIAIVKKYHDDSIPLYFMMYKTTNNNDVFDFEYYEVEVIGNIHKNSKLLRE; translated from the coding sequence ATGAAACCACAAGAACTTGACTTTAGGATTTGGGATAATAAGAATAAAAGGCTTTTGTATGCAGGGAATGAACCTATTGCGATAGGAATTTCAGAGTGTAGCAAACAGCCTTTCGTAACAGAATTTAATGAGCTTCTTGGACATCAAGAAATTAAAGATTGTGAAATTGAACTATGGATAAGGCTTAAAGATAAAAATGGTGTAAAGATTTATGAAGGGGATATTGTAAAGGCTAAAGAAAGAATTATAGACCCAGATTATCCAAAGGAAGCAGAGCCATTTATAGCAATAGTCAAGAAATATCACGATGATTCTATACCTTTGTATTTTATGATGTATAAAACAACAAATAATAATGATGTTTTTGATTTTGAATATTATGAGGTTGAAGTAATAGGTAATATCCACAAGAATAGTAAGTTGTTAAGGGAGTGA